In the genome of Nitrospira japonica, one region contains:
- a CDS encoding LPP20 family lipoprotein, with amino-acid sequence MRWSPRPGSAHLVGIVSLAFFSIIWSEKPPEAAAPDQDDVRSHAEQSFSRLPPATGAAPSHRDQGAAYPPDQYLIGTGQGDMAKGTSVCRRVSELSARTEIAKQIRILVKEHMVDRVRERNGRETDQDIELTREEIVQEYLQGVMIVDRQVDEAAHTCSATAVMSKKYLQVSPTQPDSSPALVR; translated from the coding sequence ATGCGTTGGTCTCCCCGTCCGGGCTCCGCGCACCTGGTCGGGATCGTAAGCCTCGCGTTCTTCAGCATCATATGGTCGGAAAAACCCCCTGAAGCCGCCGCGCCCGATCAAGATGATGTCCGATCCCATGCCGAGCAATCTTTTAGCCGTCTCCCGCCGGCGACCGGGGCGGCACCGTCACACCGCGATCAGGGAGCGGCCTACCCGCCGGACCAATACCTGATCGGCACCGGTCAAGGCGATATGGCCAAGGGAACCAGCGTATGCCGACGCGTTTCGGAACTGTCGGCACGGACCGAGATCGCCAAGCAGATCCGTATCCTGGTCAAGGAACACATGGTGGACCGCGTGCGGGAACGGAACGGCCGCGAAACCGATCAAGACATCGAGCTCACTCGCGAGGAAATCGTACAGGAATATCTTCAAGGCGTGATGATCGTCGACCGACAGGTCGACGAAGCCGCCCACACGTGCTCGGCAACCGCCGTCATGTCGAAGAAGTATCTGCAGGTTTCTCCGACCCAGCCCGACTCCTCACCGGCCCTCGTGCGCTGA
- a CDS encoding HEAT repeat domain-containing protein, whose protein sequence is MADAVAEQIAALKDEDWAIREEAAAMLGTLRDPRAVAPLVLMLQDSDRAVREAAIGSLTAIGAPSVPALGLCLSDSHLAVQEAASAVLACIADERVLAQLLAALGNKDWIVRMHAAKALGRIKNSEAVEPLIPLLQDKVKAVREETTAALVAIGDAAIPSLLTALADADWLVRLHAVEALGKMKSSAAVEPLLSALFNDRDAAVREDIVRALGQIGDGRAVEFLMLAMKEPGLRLLAVEALGQIGDQRAVPVLIKVLEGSDQPPDSRVIAGCGDNWSEEMVTMAAAARALGALGDEAAIPSLIRALRHTITRADAAGSLAYFGSKVIAPLLTMLSQETDENLRFHVNETLTKVGWRPGRV, encoded by the coding sequence ATGGCCGATGCCGTCGCGGAGCAAATTGCAGCGCTCAAAGACGAAGATTGGGCTATCCGCGAGGAGGCCGCCGCCATGCTGGGGACATTACGAGACCCGCGCGCCGTGGCGCCGCTGGTTTTGATGCTGCAGGATTCGGACCGCGCGGTGCGCGAGGCGGCGATCGGATCGTTGACGGCCATCGGAGCTCCCTCGGTTCCGGCTCTCGGGCTGTGTCTCTCAGATTCCCATCTAGCGGTCCAGGAAGCTGCCTCCGCGGTGCTGGCCTGCATCGCCGATGAACGGGTGCTGGCCCAGCTCCTGGCCGCGCTCGGTAACAAAGATTGGATCGTCCGGATGCACGCGGCCAAAGCCTTGGGCCGCATCAAGAATTCTGAAGCCGTCGAACCCTTGATTCCATTGTTGCAGGACAAGGTGAAGGCGGTTCGCGAGGAAACGACGGCAGCGCTGGTCGCCATCGGGGACGCGGCCATTCCCTCACTGCTAACGGCACTGGCCGATGCCGATTGGCTCGTCCGCCTCCATGCGGTGGAAGCGCTGGGGAAAATGAAGTCGTCGGCCGCGGTCGAGCCGTTATTATCGGCGCTGTTCAACGATCGTGATGCCGCTGTTCGGGAGGATATCGTGCGGGCCCTCGGCCAGATCGGAGACGGCCGGGCCGTCGAATTCCTGATGCTGGCCATGAAGGAGCCGGGTTTGCGCCTGCTGGCCGTGGAAGCCCTGGGTCAGATCGGTGATCAGCGCGCGGTGCCGGTACTGATCAAGGTTCTGGAAGGATCGGATCAGCCGCCGGACTCACGCGTCATCGCCGGCTGCGGAGACAATTGGAGCGAGGAAATGGTGACGATGGCGGCTGCGGCGCGGGCCCTCGGAGCTCTCGGAGATGAGGCGGCGATTCCTTCTTTGATCAGGGCCTTGCGCCATACGATTACGAGGGCCGATGCCGCCGGTTCATTGGCGTACTTCGGAAGCAAGGTCATCGCTCCGTTGCTGACGATGTTGTCGCAGGAGACGGACGAGAATCTCCGGTTTCACGTGAATGAAACGCTGACCAAGGTCGGCTGGCGCCCGGGTCGAGTGTAG
- the polA gene encoding DNA polymerase I — protein sequence MTPTDAQPRTLYLIDGSAYVYRAFFALPPLITSKGLQTNAVYGFTTTLMKIVREHGPDCLAVAFDERGPTLRHEEFKEYKAQRPPMPEGMQAQVPYIHRLVEAFSIPVVRHVGYEADDLIGTLARQAEAAGYDVVIVTGDKDMFQLLTPHIRIFDPVKNKWSGEAECLERFGVEPSRVVEVMGLMGDSTDNIPGVKGIGEKTAVKLLSQFGTIEELLRRVDEVTPPRVRALLAEQGESAKLSRRLATIVLDAPVQFDPSRYAARIPQPDRLAELFRELEFTTLLKSLQPAPEPVQPVAAAFDVVSDEETARRFVEQLPEGGVIGVRCLLAGGSGVLASMQGMALSSGDKTAFFPLDVQTYMRPITSLLNDGTRPKIVHDLKTTLLAFHRMGITLAGPYMDVMVADYLLNPNRRDHQLDTVAFEVLGRRPGSGQAAAPRSLFDADVGSRSETVEAASVLALLGPALTERLAGQGSVMLFRDVEMPLVPVLTEIERNGFLLDVQELHELGKEMERELDRMMETITALAGGEFNINSPKQLAAVLFERLGLKPLRKTKTGYSTDEETLTQLAAQHSLPEQILNYRSVSKLKSTYVDALPALISPETKRLHTSLNQTVAATGRLSSTDPNLQNIPVKGNYGIRIREAFIASKGHELLCADYSQIEPRILAHLSQDPRLIEVFAKGEDIHMATAMEIFGLPSGQITRDMRRAAKTVVFGIVYGISPFGLSQNIGVPQAEARKYIETFFEKFAAVRALMDRNIAEGKDKGYTTTILGRRRPIPELRSGDPVQRGVGERMAVNSPIQGSAADLIKIAMINVHRRLHKDLPHTKMILQVHDELIFEVPEKEMAEAQALVKGEMEGVGSQLGLSVPLKVDMGVGKNWRVAHP from the coding sequence ATGACTCCCACTGACGCACAACCACGCACGCTCTATCTGATTGACGGGAGCGCGTATGTCTATCGCGCGTTCTTCGCCCTGCCTCCGTTGATCACGTCGAAAGGGCTTCAAACCAATGCCGTGTACGGTTTTACCACGACGTTGATGAAGATCGTCCGCGAGCACGGCCCGGATTGCCTCGCCGTGGCCTTCGACGAAAGGGGTCCCACGCTCCGGCATGAGGAATTCAAGGAATACAAGGCCCAACGCCCGCCGATGCCGGAAGGGATGCAAGCGCAGGTGCCGTACATCCATCGCCTCGTCGAAGCCTTCTCGATACCCGTGGTCAGGCACGTCGGCTACGAAGCAGACGACCTGATCGGAACCTTGGCGCGCCAAGCGGAAGCCGCGGGCTACGACGTCGTTATCGTGACGGGCGACAAAGACATGTTTCAATTGTTGACTCCGCATATCCGGATCTTCGATCCGGTCAAGAACAAGTGGTCGGGGGAAGCGGAGTGCCTGGAACGGTTCGGCGTCGAGCCGTCTCGTGTCGTCGAGGTGATGGGCTTGATGGGAGACAGCACGGACAACATTCCCGGCGTAAAAGGAATCGGCGAAAAGACCGCGGTCAAGCTCCTGTCGCAATTTGGAACGATCGAGGAATTGCTGCGTCGCGTCGATGAGGTGACGCCGCCTCGCGTGCGGGCCTTGCTGGCCGAACAGGGTGAGAGCGCAAAGCTGAGCCGACGGCTCGCCACCATCGTCCTCGATGCTCCCGTGCAGTTTGATCCTTCTCGGTATGCGGCCCGGATTCCACAGCCCGATCGCCTCGCGGAGTTGTTCAGGGAGTTGGAATTCACGACCTTGCTGAAATCCCTTCAGCCGGCGCCCGAGCCGGTCCAACCGGTCGCGGCGGCGTTCGACGTGGTGTCCGACGAGGAGACCGCGCGGCGCTTCGTCGAGCAACTGCCCGAAGGCGGGGTGATCGGCGTTCGTTGTCTTCTGGCGGGAGGCAGTGGGGTGCTTGCCTCGATGCAGGGCATGGCGTTGTCATCGGGAGACAAGACGGCGTTCTTTCCGCTCGACGTACAAACCTACATGAGGCCGATTACGTCGCTGTTGAACGACGGCACGCGACCCAAGATCGTCCATGACCTGAAAACGACGCTGCTGGCCTTTCATCGCATGGGCATCACATTGGCCGGGCCTTATATGGACGTCATGGTGGCGGACTATCTCCTCAACCCCAACCGACGCGACCATCAGCTGGACACAGTGGCATTCGAGGTCCTGGGCCGGCGACCCGGTTCCGGGCAGGCGGCCGCGCCCCGGTCTCTGTTCGATGCGGATGTCGGATCGCGCTCGGAAACGGTTGAAGCCGCCTCGGTTCTGGCGCTTCTCGGTCCCGCATTGACCGAGCGGCTGGCGGGGCAGGGGAGCGTGATGCTTTTTCGCGACGTCGAAATGCCGCTCGTGCCCGTGCTGACTGAAATCGAACGGAACGGATTCTTGCTGGACGTCCAGGAATTGCACGAACTCGGCAAGGAGATGGAGCGCGAGCTGGACCGCATGATGGAAACCATCACGGCATTGGCAGGAGGCGAGTTCAATATCAATTCCCCGAAGCAGTTGGCCGCCGTCTTGTTCGAGCGGCTGGGTTTGAAGCCCCTCCGTAAAACCAAGACGGGCTATTCGACGGATGAAGAGACCTTGACCCAGTTGGCCGCCCAGCACAGCTTGCCGGAGCAGATCCTGAACTATCGCAGCGTCAGCAAACTCAAATCGACCTACGTCGACGCGCTGCCGGCGTTGATCAGTCCGGAAACCAAACGTCTGCATACCTCGCTCAATCAAACGGTCGCCGCCACCGGCCGGTTGTCGTCGACCGATCCGAATCTCCAGAATATTCCGGTCAAGGGAAACTACGGGATCCGGATCCGCGAAGCCTTCATCGCGTCCAAGGGGCACGAGCTGCTCTGCGCCGACTACAGTCAGATCGAGCCGCGCATCTTGGCGCATCTTTCCCAGGATCCTCGCTTGATAGAGGTGTTCGCCAAAGGCGAGGATATCCACATGGCCACCGCGATGGAGATCTTCGGGCTTCCTTCCGGACAAATTACGCGGGACATGCGCCGGGCCGCCAAGACCGTAGTCTTCGGGATCGTCTACGGCATCAGTCCGTTCGGGCTTTCGCAGAACATCGGTGTGCCGCAGGCCGAGGCGAGGAAGTACATCGAGACATTCTTTGAAAAATTTGCCGCCGTACGGGCGCTCATGGATCGAAACATCGCCGAAGGCAAAGACAAAGGCTACACGACGACGATCCTGGGCCGGCGCCGGCCGATCCCCGAACTGCGAAGCGGTGATCCCGTGCAGAGAGGGGTCGGTGAACGCATGGCGGTGAACAGCCCCATTCAAGGATCCGCCGCCGATCTGATCAAAATCGCCATGATCAACGTCCACCGGCGGCTTCACAAGGATCTCCCGCACACCAAGATGATCCTGCAGGTTCACGATGAATTGATCTTTGAGGTCCCCGAGAAGGAGATGGCTGAGGCACAGGCCCTGGTCAAAGGGGAAATGGAGGGAGTGGGATCGCAGCTCGGCCTATCGGTGCCGCTGAAAGTCGATATGGGAGTGGGCAAGAATTGGCGGGTGGCTCATCCTTGA
- a CDS encoding alkaline phosphatase family protein, with translation MWYSRIVLIGVALALFVLETASATSKSSRTSPVPVTPPSAPLTEHVILFVLEGFSHRSLAGGTMPTLSRLVKEGSVTWSATSVKPALRLPTMASLITGMPVEKHGITWNVFEFSRGYPRAPSVFDYLDLSGGRDSAIFFMDEALYQLARPEPYTDYQMCGPLKPECNPDRVVSYIRQYFKKATSGHGYGHAILSLPHFLVVHLPEAGRVGAARGWESKEYREALRVVDKAMTSVLDLYKEEGLLKRTTIFVTSLSEEGRDANQKEADGVTPVVPWIASGVGIKQGHAIHQPVSIIDTGATVMRSLGLETHTEWESRSVEEIFQSAFVPAEPNSTIPQ, from the coding sequence ATGTGGTACTCGCGAATCGTCTTGATCGGCGTCGCTCTGGCACTGTTCGTTCTCGAAACTGCCTCCGCGACGTCCAAGTCCTCAAGGACGTCACCGGTGCCCGTGACCCCGCCGTCCGCTCCTCTCACCGAGCACGTGATCCTGTTCGTGCTGGAAGGATTCAGTCACCGGTCCCTCGCCGGCGGCACGATGCCGACCCTCAGCCGACTGGTCAAGGAAGGCTCGGTGACGTGGTCCGCCACCTCGGTAAAGCCGGCGTTGCGTTTGCCGACCATGGCGTCGTTGATCACCGGCATGCCGGTCGAAAAGCACGGCATTACGTGGAATGTGTTTGAGTTCAGCCGGGGCTATCCGCGCGCTCCCAGCGTCTTCGACTATCTCGATTTGAGCGGCGGCCGCGACAGCGCGATCTTCTTTATGGACGAGGCGCTTTACCAGCTTGCCAGGCCGGAGCCCTATACCGACTATCAGATGTGCGGACCTCTCAAGCCGGAATGTAATCCGGATCGAGTGGTGTCCTACATCAGACAATATTTTAAGAAGGCGACCAGCGGCCACGGATACGGCCATGCCATCCTCTCGCTGCCGCATTTCCTCGTTGTGCACCTTCCCGAAGCCGGCCGGGTCGGCGCCGCACGCGGCTGGGAATCGAAGGAATATCGGGAAGCGCTGCGGGTGGTCGACAAGGCCATGACTTCCGTCCTCGATCTGTACAAGGAAGAGGGGCTCTTGAAGCGTACGACCATATTCGTGACCTCTTTGAGTGAAGAGGGCAGGGATGCGAATCAGAAGGAAGCGGACGGCGTGACCCCGGTCGTTCCCTGGATCGCGTCCGGAGTGGGCATCAAGCAGGGGCATGCCATCCATCAACCGGTGTCGATCATCGACACCGGAGCGACGGTAATGCGCAGCCTGGGACTCGAGACTCACACGGAGTGGGAAAGCCGTTCAGTCGAGGAAATTTTTCAGTCCGCCTTTGTCCCGGCCGAGCCGAATTCGACCATACCCCAGTGA
- a CDS encoding HEAT repeat domain-containing protein encodes MAQTLERLLDALEDVDDATREEAAKALAELADPKGLEALISACSDEYWSVRAHAASGIAKIGGQKAVEALVELFDDPIMEVRNQAVESAARIGAAVLDRMLAGLKDQRWRVREHAAKTCGEIRDPRVVDALVVACRDRDGAVKSAAAEALGKIGDPKAVPVLIKLFRDTSKIVRETAGTALVYIGPPSVDPLISCFADKDFVVRCHAARALGGMTTDYQIGRTWVREPKVVDALVAALKDPDRAVREDATIALGMIGDARAIDALIEAMKDGAVKRHAIASLGMIGDPRALPPVLDALKGKGIRQDGTPTPGCIVSEDAFIKEAAATALGQFRDPRVIPDLIMLLKDGVLREKASAALAAIGDTAIEPLIAFLYDPKASEVASEGERVLSYASVRLSAKDALRQLVMETLEKLGWILPQEDSTVDSSNVDNARVDLPLGAGGRFGPSGDFAKGSS; translated from the coding sequence ATGGCCCAGACATTAGAACGGCTCTTGGATGCACTCGAGGACGTCGACGATGCCACGCGCGAGGAAGCGGCGAAGGCGTTGGCGGAGTTGGCCGATCCCAAAGGCCTTGAGGCGCTGATCAGCGCGTGCAGCGACGAATACTGGTCCGTGCGCGCCCACGCCGCCTCGGGGATCGCGAAGATCGGCGGTCAAAAGGCCGTCGAGGCGCTCGTAGAGCTCTTCGACGATCCCATCATGGAAGTGCGCAACCAAGCGGTGGAATCTGCCGCCCGCATCGGCGCGGCCGTACTGGACCGGATGCTTGCGGGGTTAAAGGACCAGCGGTGGCGGGTGCGCGAGCATGCAGCCAAGACCTGCGGCGAGATCCGGGACCCAAGAGTTGTCGATGCCTTGGTGGTTGCCTGCCGTGACCGCGACGGAGCCGTGAAGAGCGCGGCAGCGGAGGCTTTGGGAAAAATCGGCGATCCCAAAGCCGTTCCGGTCCTGATCAAACTGTTCCGCGATACCTCCAAGATCGTCCGGGAGACGGCGGGAACAGCGCTCGTGTATATCGGGCCGCCGTCCGTCGATCCACTCATCTCCTGTTTCGCCGATAAGGATTTTGTCGTCCGATGTCATGCGGCCCGCGCGTTGGGCGGCATGACGACCGACTATCAAATCGGAAGGACCTGGGTCCGGGAGCCCAAGGTCGTCGACGCCCTCGTCGCCGCGCTCAAGGATCCCGACCGCGCCGTGCGTGAGGATGCGACGATCGCGCTCGGTATGATCGGCGATGCTCGCGCCATCGACGCGTTGATCGAGGCGATGAAGGACGGAGCGGTCAAACGGCATGCGATCGCTTCACTCGGCATGATCGGGGATCCGAGGGCGCTCCCGCCCGTGCTCGATGCCTTGAAAGGAAAGGGCATCCGGCAAGACGGCACGCCGACTCCCGGGTGCATCGTCAGCGAGGATGCCTTCATCAAGGAAGCGGCGGCCACGGCGTTGGGTCAGTTCCGCGACCCCCGGGTCATTCCTGATTTGATCATGCTGCTGAAAGACGGTGTGCTGCGCGAGAAAGCCAGCGCGGCGTTGGCGGCGATCGGCGACACGGCCATCGAACCCTTGATCGCGTTCTTATACGATCCAAAGGCTTCCGAAGTCGCTTCGGAGGGCGAACGGGTCCTTTCGTACGCCTCTGTCCGCCTGAGCGCCAAGGATGCGCTGCGGCAACTGGTAATGGAGACGCTTGAGAAGCTCGGATGGATCCTGCCCCAGGAGGATTCAACGGTTGATTCCAGCAACGTGGACAATGCTCGGGTCGATCTTCCCCTCGGCGCCGGCGGTCGATTCGGGCCGTCCGGAGATTTTGCCAAAGGCAGCAGCTGA
- a CDS encoding DUF4177 domain-containing protein → MNRGPISLVVMSLVASVIVSAMTLIVAQPFLAKAQETKRFQYRIVEVLHDTDSMQQALNEYGAGGWELVAVSAGNLTSPKLIFKK, encoded by the coding sequence ATGAATCGAGGACCTATCTCACTAGTCGTCATGTCCCTCGTAGCCAGCGTGATCGTGTCCGCCATGACGCTGATCGTCGCGCAGCCCTTCCTGGCAAAAGCCCAGGAGACCAAGCGGTTTCAATATCGCATCGTCGAAGTGCTGCACGACACGGATTCCATGCAGCAAGCGTTGAACGAGTACGGCGCAGGAGGTTGGGAATTGGTCGCGGTGAGCGCCGGGAATCTTACGTCTCCGAAGCTGATCTTCAAGAAGTAG